A region from the Microbacterium lacus genome encodes:
- a CDS encoding TetR/AcrR family transcriptional regulator yields MSHPRRYDATRRQRTALERRAHVIDTATVLFAEHGFEATTLADVASAAGVSLAYLHKLGSKSDLIESVVRAMMTGDTAADPDSELDALVHAATMEEYLDLSLASIIAWNARSHRLWMAWASASDPGLRAGWNAVMTEVRAKLTASLALLDARGWLRGDVPHDELVATLWVLTMAETYTRLVDGAGLSHDDYVRWLHRSVREALLPRASQPA; encoded by the coding sequence ATGTCGCATCCTCGCCGATATGACGCCACCCGAAGACAGCGCACCGCGCTCGAGAGACGGGCGCACGTCATCGACACCGCCACCGTCCTCTTCGCCGAGCACGGTTTCGAGGCGACGACGCTCGCGGACGTCGCCTCCGCCGCGGGCGTGTCGCTGGCATACCTGCACAAGCTCGGATCGAAGTCCGATCTGATCGAGTCGGTCGTGCGGGCCATGATGACCGGCGACACCGCCGCTGATCCCGACAGCGAGTTGGACGCCCTCGTGCATGCGGCCACGATGGAGGAGTACCTCGACCTGTCGCTCGCCTCGATCATCGCGTGGAACGCGCGCTCCCACCGCCTCTGGATGGCGTGGGCGTCGGCATCCGATCCCGGACTGCGCGCGGGATGGAACGCGGTCATGACCGAGGTGCGCGCGAAGCTCACGGCCTCCCTCGCGCTGCTCGACGCGCGCGGCTGGCTGCGCGGCGATGTGCCGCACGACGAGCTCGTGGCGACACTGTGGGTACTGACGATGGCCGAGACCTACACGCGGCTCGTCGACGGTGCGGGCCTGTCGCACGACGACTACGTGCGCTGGCTGCACCGCTCGGTGCGCGAAGCGCTGCTGCCGCGCGCGTCTCAGCCGGCGTAG
- a CDS encoding DUF1684 domain-containing protein: MSSARTALEIADWRRRVFALYDAVRAQDDPEEAHELWRIERDDLMARHPATPFLEPERLLFEGLSIAPYDAAWRYELPILEAEPGGFEFATGTDGVVPFERIGRVEIPDAGPLDVWRLMTYGGGVFIPVRDALAGSGTYGGGRYLIDTIKGADLGSDPGRGTIVLDFNFAYNPSCAYDPAWACPLAQPGNVLPIAVPVGELYAG; encoded by the coding sequence ATGAGCTCCGCGCGCACTGCCCTCGAGATCGCCGACTGGCGCCGCCGCGTCTTCGCGCTGTACGACGCCGTCCGCGCGCAGGACGATCCCGAAGAGGCGCACGAGCTGTGGCGCATCGAGCGAGACGACCTGATGGCGCGGCACCCCGCGACTCCGTTCCTCGAGCCCGAACGCCTGCTGTTCGAAGGCCTCTCGATCGCGCCCTACGACGCCGCGTGGCGGTACGAGCTGCCGATCCTCGAGGCCGAACCCGGTGGGTTCGAGTTCGCGACCGGCACCGACGGGGTGGTCCCGTTCGAGCGGATCGGGCGCGTCGAGATCCCGGATGCCGGCCCCCTCGACGTCTGGCGCCTGATGACGTACGGCGGGGGAGTGTTCATCCCCGTCCGCGACGCCCTCGCCGGGTCGGGGACTTACGGCGGCGGCCGCTATCTGATCGACACGATCAAGGGCGCCGATCTCGGGTCAGACCCCGGCCGCGGCACGATCGTGCTCGACTTCAACTTCGCGTACAACCCGTCGTGCGCGTACGACCCGGCCTGGGCGTGCCCGCTCGCGCAGCCGGGCAACGTCCTGCCGATCGCCGTCCCGGTGGGCGAGCTCTACGCCGGCTGA
- a CDS encoding carbohydrate ABC transporter permease encodes MTRVTDADTRALRASSAATPKARGPRESMLSRGVAMLIMVIFTLYFLIPIWWLLVASSKDRGDLFTTNPLWFADFNLWNNIVALLNYDGGVYVRWIVNSIGYAGVGALVATVLAGMCGYALAKYRFRGREVLFNVVLGGVLVPATALALPLFLLFSQVQLTNTFWAVFLPSIVSPFGVYLARVFAEASVPDELLEASRLDGAGEIRTFFTVSIRLMLPALITIFLFQFVGIWNNFFLPLIMLRSEELFPVTYGLYAWNSTINQFPELRTFVLVGALLSIVPLIITFLLLQRYWRTGLGAGALK; translated from the coding sequence ATGACCCGCGTGACGGATGCCGACACCCGCGCGCTGCGGGCGTCCTCGGCGGCGACTCCCAAGGCGCGTGGTCCCCGGGAGAGCATGCTCTCGCGCGGCGTCGCGATGCTGATCATGGTGATCTTCACCCTGTACTTCCTGATCCCGATCTGGTGGCTGCTGGTCGCGTCGTCCAAGGATCGCGGCGACTTGTTCACCACGAACCCGCTGTGGTTCGCGGATTTCAACCTCTGGAACAACATCGTCGCGCTGCTGAACTACGACGGCGGCGTCTACGTGCGCTGGATCGTGAACAGCATCGGCTATGCCGGCGTCGGCGCCCTGGTGGCGACGGTGCTCGCCGGAATGTGCGGCTACGCGCTGGCGAAGTACCGCTTCCGCGGTCGCGAGGTCCTGTTCAACGTCGTGCTCGGCGGCGTACTCGTTCCGGCCACGGCGCTGGCGCTGCCGCTGTTCCTGCTGTTCAGCCAGGTGCAGCTGACCAACACCTTCTGGGCGGTGTTCCTTCCGAGCATCGTGAGTCCGTTCGGCGTCTACCTCGCCCGCGTCTTCGCGGAGGCGAGCGTCCCCGACGAACTCCTCGAAGCCAGCCGTCTGGACGGCGCAGGCGAGATCCGGACCTTCTTCACGGTGTCGATCCGCCTCATGCTCCCCGCGCTCATCACGATCTTCCTGTTCCAGTTCGTGGGCATCTGGAACAACTTCTTCCTGCCGCTGATCATGCTGCGCAGTGAAGAGCTGTTCCCGGTGACCTACGGCCTGTACGCGTGGAACTCCACGATCAACCAGTTCCCCGAACTGCGCACCTTCGTCCTGGTCGGCGCGCTGCTGTCGATCGTCCCGCTCATCATCACCTTCCTTCTTCTTCAGCGGTACTGGCGCACGGGACTCGGCGCCGGCGCTCTGAAGTGA
- a CDS encoding alpha-galactosidase, producing MIHHLRAAGVSLLVDTRGTGVPAVLHWGADLGELTPAQAEAVAAASVPAVGPSSIDIPFRLSLVPTWGDGWSGRPALQVSRDAAGADGAAAAERARTPVLTQRSDAEPGVSAAGDQSLRLNLVDTDAHIGVGVELALSPQGVLQMHLEVSNIGTSPLTVARAASVLPIPACAGELLDFSGVWGRERRPIRRTLEHGIHSREGRHGRGGHESAFLLAAGTRGFGFGAGEVWAVHEAWSGDTEVWAESSPLGANVLGAGELPAPGEIVLAPGETYTAPWTVAVYSATGLGGIPDRVHPWVRSWSTIARERPVTLNTWEAVYFDQSLERLEPLIEAASAVGVERFVLDDGWFHGRRDDHRALGDWTVDAGVWPHGLGPLIDRVHAGGMEFGLWVEPEMISVDSDLARAHPDWVMGRAGANEWRFQRVLDLGIPEASDHVYARLDALLAEYPIAYLKWDHNRDLLEGSSHRQTAAVYALIDRLRAAHPGVEIESCASGGARIDLGILRRVDRVWPSDTNDPLDRQGIHAWTSLIVPPEYLGAHLGDARAHLTGRSADLSFRTATALFGSAGIEWNLAAATDADRAAVAAWIGEYRRLRPLLHGSRPGGARVVRADGPDPAIAVHGVIAGDRSHAVFSVAALAATAAAVPEAVRLPGLDPRATYRVAVLPLAGDPGVIQDAPPPWTAAGSVELPGVALAEIGLPMPLLLPQQAVLLEVTAV from the coding sequence GTGATCCATCACCTCCGTGCCGCGGGTGTCAGCCTTCTGGTCGACACCCGCGGCACGGGCGTGCCCGCGGTCCTGCACTGGGGTGCCGATCTCGGCGAGCTGACGCCTGCCCAGGCCGAGGCCGTCGCCGCGGCATCCGTTCCCGCCGTCGGGCCGTCCTCGATCGACATCCCGTTCCGGCTCTCGCTCGTGCCCACGTGGGGCGACGGGTGGAGCGGCCGGCCCGCACTGCAGGTGTCCCGCGACGCGGCGGGAGCCGACGGCGCCGCGGCCGCGGAACGCGCGCGCACGCCCGTGCTGACACAGCGATCGGATGCCGAGCCCGGTGTCTCCGCCGCCGGTGATCAGTCGCTGCGGCTGAACCTCGTCGACACCGACGCGCACATCGGCGTCGGTGTGGAGCTGGCCCTGTCGCCGCAGGGCGTGCTGCAGATGCACCTGGAGGTCTCGAACATCGGCACCTCGCCGCTGACGGTCGCGAGGGCGGCGTCCGTGCTGCCGATCCCGGCGTGCGCCGGCGAACTGCTCGACTTCAGCGGCGTCTGGGGCAGAGAGCGACGGCCGATCCGCCGGACGCTCGAGCACGGCATCCACAGTCGTGAGGGCCGGCACGGCCGCGGCGGTCACGAGAGCGCCTTCCTGCTGGCGGCCGGAACCCGTGGGTTCGGCTTCGGCGCCGGCGAGGTGTGGGCCGTGCACGAGGCGTGGAGCGGCGACACCGAGGTGTGGGCGGAGTCCTCACCGCTCGGGGCGAACGTCCTCGGTGCCGGCGAGCTGCCGGCGCCGGGAGAGATCGTCCTGGCGCCCGGCGAGACGTACACCGCACCATGGACGGTCGCGGTGTACTCCGCGACCGGGCTCGGCGGGATCCCCGACCGGGTCCACCCGTGGGTGCGCTCGTGGTCGACGATCGCGAGGGAACGGCCCGTCACGCTCAACACGTGGGAAGCCGTCTACTTCGACCAGTCGCTCGAGCGTCTCGAACCGCTCATCGAGGCGGCATCCGCCGTCGGTGTCGAGCGCTTCGTCCTCGACGACGGCTGGTTCCACGGGCGGCGCGACGACCACCGCGCACTCGGGGACTGGACGGTCGACGCCGGGGTCTGGCCCCACGGACTCGGCCCGCTCATCGACCGCGTGCACGCCGGCGGCATGGAGTTCGGGCTGTGGGTCGAGCCCGAGATGATCAGCGTCGACTCCGACCTCGCGCGCGCCCACCCCGACTGGGTCATGGGGCGTGCGGGGGCGAACGAGTGGCGCTTCCAGCGGGTGCTCGACCTCGGCATCCCCGAGGCGTCCGACCACGTCTATGCGCGTCTGGACGCGCTGCTCGCCGAATACCCGATCGCCTACCTCAAGTGGGACCACAACCGCGACCTGCTGGAGGGGTCCTCTCATCGCCAGACCGCGGCGGTGTACGCGCTGATCGATCGGCTGCGGGCTGCGCACCCGGGGGTCGAGATCGAATCGTGCGCGTCGGGCGGCGCCCGCATCGACCTCGGGATCCTGCGGCGCGTCGATCGGGTCTGGCCGAGCGACACGAACGATCCGCTCGATCGGCAGGGCATCCACGCCTGGACCTCGCTGATTGTCCCGCCCGAGTACCTCGGCGCGCACCTGGGCGATGCGCGGGCGCATCTGACCGGGCGGTCCGCCGACCTGTCCTTCCGGACGGCGACCGCGCTCTTCGGCAGCGCGGGCATCGAGTGGAACCTCGCCGCCGCGACCGACGCCGACCGGGCTGCGGTCGCGGCGTGGATCGGCGAGTACCGGCGACTCCGGCCGCTGCTGCACGGCTCGCGTCCGGGCGGCGCGCGCGTCGTGCGCGCCGACGGGCCGGACCCTGCGATCGCGGTCCACGGGGTGATCGCGGGCGATCGGTCCCACGCCGTGTTCTCGGTCGCGGCGCTCGCCGCCACGGCGGCGGCCGTCCCCGAAGCCGTGCGGCTGCCCGGCCTGGACCCGCGGGCGACGTATCGCGTCGCCGTGCTTCCGCTCGCCGGCGATCCCGGCGTGATCCAGGACGCCCCGCCGCCGTGGACCGCGGCCGGCTCCGTGGAGCTCCCCGGCGTCGCTCTCGCCGAGATCGGCCTCCCGATGCCGCTCCTCCTGCCCCAGCAGGCCGTGCTCCTCGAGGTCACTGCGGTCTGA
- a CDS encoding beta-galactosidase → MNRSLATTEPKLARPRYEHRGIDFGCDYNPEQWDPAVWREDVALMREVGVSLVAINIFGWSDLQGPDGGIDFSRLDEIIGLLHDADIRVNLGTGTSSPPPWLAARHPEILPMTIDGTLRYPGGRQAWCPSSPVFRRYALDLVEAVAERYGQHPAVALWHVSNELGCHNAHCYCDVSAAAFRRWLRERYGSIAALNRAWGTSFWSQRYTDWDEIGTPRLTPATRNPGQVLDFSRFSSDELLGHYRAELEVIRRHSRVPVTTNFMVTAHIRELDYWTWAPEMDVIANDHYLDHRLADPSSELAFAADLTRGLAGGGPWMLMEHSTGSVNWQPHNLAKAPGQMLRDSLQHVARGADSVCFFQWRASLQGSEKFHSALIPHAGTDSALWREAVDLGAVLERMGEVAGTRVVGDVAMLFSWEAWWATDAENRPSSAISYLDQVWATHRALREAGATVDIVRPGADLTGYRLIVVPGLHLVRDHEAATLDAAVRAGAHALVTFYSGIVDEDDRVRPGGYPGVWRDLLGIRVEEFSPVLPEQEVLLESGTRASLWTERLTATDADVLDRFVGGPAGGLPALTRRRGTDGAGDAWYLATLPDGAGLARIIDQALTAAGAGRAAGARAGVDVIRRVAEDRSYRFIINHGSEDVLLNARGVDLVTGETATGTIRVPMGAVRVIREDAVS, encoded by the coding sequence TTGAACCGCTCACTCGCCACGACCGAGCCGAAGCTCGCCCGGCCGCGCTATGAGCACCGGGGCATCGACTTCGGCTGCGACTACAACCCCGAGCAGTGGGACCCCGCCGTCTGGCGCGAGGACGTCGCCCTCATGCGCGAAGTCGGCGTCAGCCTGGTCGCGATCAACATCTTCGGATGGTCCGATCTGCAGGGGCCCGACGGCGGCATCGACTTCTCCCGCCTCGATGAGATCATCGGGCTGCTCCATGACGCGGACATCCGCGTGAACCTCGGCACCGGTACGTCATCGCCGCCGCCGTGGCTCGCCGCGCGGCATCCCGAGATCCTCCCCATGACGATCGACGGCACGCTGCGCTACCCCGGCGGACGCCAGGCCTGGTGCCCGAGCTCACCGGTGTTCCGCCGCTACGCGCTCGACCTGGTCGAGGCCGTCGCCGAGCGCTACGGACAGCACCCCGCCGTCGCCCTGTGGCACGTCTCGAACGAGCTCGGCTGCCACAACGCGCACTGCTACTGCGACGTGAGCGCCGCCGCCTTCCGCCGATGGCTGCGCGAGCGCTACGGGTCGATCGCGGCACTGAACCGCGCGTGGGGGACCAGCTTCTGGAGCCAGCGGTACACCGACTGGGACGAGATCGGCACGCCGCGCCTCACTCCCGCGACGCGCAACCCCGGTCAGGTCCTGGATTTCTCGCGCTTCAGCTCCGACGAGCTGCTCGGCCACTACCGCGCCGAGCTCGAGGTCATCCGCCGTCACAGCCGGGTGCCCGTCACGACGAACTTCATGGTCACGGCGCACATCCGCGAGCTCGACTACTGGACGTGGGCTCCCGAGATGGACGTGATCGCCAACGATCACTACCTGGATCACCGGCTCGCCGACCCGTCGTCCGAACTCGCTTTCGCGGCCGACCTCACCCGTGGACTCGCCGGCGGCGGACCGTGGATGCTGATGGAGCACTCGACCGGCTCGGTCAACTGGCAGCCGCACAACCTCGCGAAGGCTCCGGGCCAGATGCTGCGGGACTCCCTGCAGCACGTCGCACGCGGCGCGGACTCGGTGTGCTTCTTCCAGTGGCGCGCCTCGCTGCAGGGCTCGGAGAAGTTCCATTCCGCGCTCATCCCGCACGCCGGCACCGACTCGGCCCTGTGGCGCGAGGCCGTCGATCTCGGCGCCGTCCTCGAGCGCATGGGCGAGGTCGCGGGCACGCGCGTGGTCGGCGACGTCGCGATGCTGTTCAGCTGGGAGGCGTGGTGGGCGACGGATGCCGAGAACCGCCCCAGCTCCGCGATCTCCTACCTCGATCAGGTGTGGGCGACGCACCGTGCGCTGCGCGAGGCCGGCGCGACCGTCGACATCGTCCGCCCCGGTGCCGACCTCACCGGGTACCGGCTCATCGTCGTCCCGGGCCTGCACCTCGTCCGCGATCACGAAGCGGCCACGCTCGACGCCGCCGTGCGGGCGGGCGCGCACGCGCTCGTCACGTTCTACAGCGGCATCGTGGACGAGGACGACCGCGTGCGGCCGGGCGGCTATCCCGGTGTCTGGCGCGACCTGCTCGGCATCCGCGTCGAGGAGTTCTCGCCGGTCCTCCCCGAGCAGGAGGTCCTGCTCGAGTCCGGGACGCGCGCATCGCTGTGGACCGAGCGCCTGACCGCGACAGACGCCGACGTGCTCGACCGGTTCGTGGGTGGTCCGGCCGGTGGTCTGCCCGCCCTCACCCGCCGGCGCGGGACGGACGGCGCGGGCGACGCGTGGTACCTCGCGACCCTGCCGGATGGCGCGGGCCTCGCGCGCATCATCGACCAGGCGCTGACCGCCGCGGGTGCCGGCCGTGCTGCGGGGGCGCGGGCCGGCGTGGATGTGATCCGCCGCGTCGCGGAGGACCGCAGCTACCGCTTCATCATCAACCACGGCAGCGAAGACGTGCTGCTGAACGCCCGAGGCGTCGACCTCGTCACGGGCGAGACCGCCACCGGGACGATCCGCGTCCCGATGGGGGCCGTCCGCGTGATCCGAGAGGACGCCGTCTCATGA
- a CDS encoding sugar ABC transporter substrate-binding protein: MRHMKKAAGVAILATVALTMAACSSSGDSGGGSDAAACAPSEGDVTLTFTSWIPGIEDAVAIWNDANPDIQVEVQTGPSGNAGTYQNFFNQLEAGNAPDLGQIEYDAIPNFRVQDGLEDLAACEDVVAAEDQFLDWTWGQVSLGTEDEVYGIPQDQGPMALFYRSDLFEQNNIPVPTTWEEYKSAAEQIRALGGYITNFSQSDINQFAGFVWQADGQWFQNDGNEWTVELTSDASETVADYWQDLIENDLVAVYPPWTDEWNNAYNSGEVWTWNSAVWGANSIASGAPDTAGKWSVAPAPQWAAGDAAAGNWGGSSIAVFKGTDHLYEAAKFALWLNTSEEALTSLNETAAIYPATKAGLELPVLQEGVEFYGGQKIYDVFAEAAGQVNPDFVWGPTMTQTYADVSDGFKAAIAGDGTLADALADGQEKTIAALEAQSIPVAK, encoded by the coding sequence ATGCGTCACATGAAGAAAGCAGCCGGCGTCGCGATCCTCGCGACCGTCGCGCTGACGATGGCTGCGTGCTCGTCCAGCGGTGACAGCGGAGGCGGCAGCGACGCCGCCGCGTGCGCACCGTCCGAAGGCGACGTCACGCTCACGTTCACGTCGTGGATCCCCGGCATCGAAGACGCCGTGGCGATCTGGAACGACGCGAACCCCGACATCCAGGTCGAGGTCCAGACCGGGCCGTCCGGCAACGCCGGCACGTACCAGAACTTCTTCAACCAGCTCGAGGCCGGCAACGCCCCCGACCTCGGCCAGATCGAATACGACGCGATCCCGAACTTCCGCGTCCAGGACGGCCTGGAGGACCTCGCCGCGTGCGAGGACGTCGTCGCGGCGGAAGACCAGTTCCTGGACTGGACCTGGGGGCAGGTGAGCCTCGGCACCGAGGACGAGGTGTATGGCATCCCGCAGGACCAGGGCCCGATGGCTCTGTTCTACCGCTCGGACCTGTTCGAGCAGAACAACATCCCGGTCCCGACGACGTGGGAGGAGTACAAGTCGGCGGCGGAGCAGATCCGCGCGCTCGGCGGCTACATCACCAACTTCTCGCAGTCCGACATCAACCAGTTCGCCGGTTTCGTCTGGCAGGCGGATGGGCAGTGGTTCCAGAACGACGGCAACGAGTGGACCGTGGAGCTGACCAGCGACGCGTCCGAGACGGTGGCCGACTACTGGCAGGACCTGATCGAGAACGACCTCGTCGCGGTGTACCCGCCGTGGACGGATGAGTGGAACAACGCCTACAACTCCGGTGAGGTCTGGACCTGGAACTCCGCCGTGTGGGGCGCCAACTCGATCGCGAGCGGCGCTCCGGACACGGCCGGCAAGTGGTCGGTCGCACCCGCACCGCAGTGGGCTGCCGGCGACGCCGCAGCAGGCAACTGGGGCGGTTCGTCGATCGCCGTCTTCAAGGGCACCGACCACCTCTACGAGGCGGCCAAGTTCGCGCTGTGGCTGAACACCTCGGAGGAGGCGCTCACGTCGCTCAACGAGACCGCGGCGATCTACCCCGCCACGAAGGCCGGGCTCGAACTGCCCGTCCTGCAGGAGGGCGTCGAGTTCTACGGCGGACAGAAGATCTACGACGTCTTCGCCGAAGCCGCCGGCCAGGTCAACCCGGACTTCGTCTGGGGTCCGACGATGACGCAGACCTACGCCGACGTGTCGGACGGGTTCAAGGCCGCGATCGCCGGTGACGGCACGCTCGCCGACGCGCTCGCCGACGGCCAGGAGAAGACGATCGCCGCTCTCGAGGCGCAGTCGATCCCGGTCGCGAAGTAG
- the pgi gene encoding glucose-6-phosphate isomerase, with product MTAPIDPTSTSAWAELLAHRDSFDPDLRGWFAADPERVQRLSRTVGDLHVDLSKNLVTDEILRSLVALAEQTGVAERYAAMLRGEHINTTEDRAVLHTALRRPAGAIPPLEVDGQDVDHDVHEVLDALSAFADRVRDGGWRGVTGKKVTHVVNIGIGGSDLGPVMIYEALRPYADAGIRALFVSNIDPTDLAQKTADLDPETTLFIVASKTFTTLETLTNARLARDWLWAGLEASGAIAATDAARTDAVAHHFVAVSTALDKVAAFGIDPQNAFGFWDWVGGRYSVDSAIGLSLAITLGPGVFRELLAGFHEVDEHVRTTPLAENVPVLMGVLNVWYVNFLGAQTHAVLPYAQQLSRFAAYLQQLTMESNGKSVRWDGSPVTTDTGEVFWGEPGTNGQHAFYQLIHQGTRLIPADFIAFVNPAYPLTDDGRDVHGLFLANFLAQTKALAFGKTAEEVEAEGTTGPLVAARTFAGNRPTTSIFAPALTPRVLGQLVALYEHITFTQGVIWGINSFDQWGVELGKQLALQIAPAIEGDAAALGAQDASTRSLLEYYAAHRTP from the coding sequence GTGACCGCTCCGATCGATCCCACGTCCACCTCCGCCTGGGCCGAGCTGCTCGCCCATCGCGATTCCTTCGACCCCGATCTCCGAGGCTGGTTCGCGGCCGACCCGGAGCGCGTGCAGCGCTTGAGCCGGACCGTCGGCGACCTGCACGTCGATCTGTCGAAGAACCTCGTCACCGACGAGATCCTGCGCTCGCTCGTCGCCCTCGCCGAGCAGACGGGCGTCGCCGAGCGTTATGCCGCGATGCTCCGCGGCGAGCACATCAACACGACCGAGGACCGCGCCGTGCTGCACACGGCCCTCCGCAGGCCCGCCGGAGCGATCCCTCCGCTCGAGGTCGACGGGCAGGACGTCGATCACGACGTGCACGAGGTGCTCGATGCGCTGAGCGCCTTCGCCGATCGCGTGCGTGACGGCGGCTGGCGGGGCGTGACCGGCAAGAAGGTCACGCACGTCGTGAACATCGGCATCGGCGGATCGGATCTCGGTCCGGTGATGATCTACGAAGCACTCCGCCCGTACGCGGACGCCGGCATCCGCGCCCTCTTCGTCTCCAACATCGACCCGACCGACCTCGCGCAGAAGACCGCGGACCTCGACCCGGAGACTACGCTGTTCATCGTCGCGTCGAAGACCTTCACGACGCTGGAGACGCTGACGAACGCGCGTCTCGCGCGCGACTGGCTGTGGGCGGGACTCGAGGCGTCCGGAGCGATCGCGGCGACCGACGCGGCCAGGACGGATGCCGTCGCCCACCACTTCGTGGCCGTCTCGACCGCCCTCGACAAGGTGGCCGCCTTCGGCATCGACCCGCAGAACGCGTTCGGCTTCTGGGACTGGGTCGGCGGCCGGTACTCCGTGGACTCCGCGATCGGCCTGTCGCTCGCGATCACGCTCGGGCCCGGGGTGTTCCGCGAGCTGCTCGCCGGGTTCCACGAGGTCGACGAGCACGTGCGCACGACGCCGCTCGCCGAGAACGTGCCGGTCCTGATGGGTGTGCTGAACGTCTGGTACGTGAACTTCCTCGGCGCCCAGACGCACGCCGTGCTCCCCTACGCGCAGCAGCTCAGCCGCTTCGCCGCGTACCTGCAGCAGCTCACGATGGAATCCAACGGCAAGTCCGTGCGGTGGGACGGTTCGCCCGTCACGACCGACACCGGCGAGGTGTTCTGGGGCGAGCCCGGCACGAACGGACAGCACGCGTTCTACCAGCTCATCCACCAGGGGACCCGGCTGATCCCGGCGGACTTCATCGCGTTCGTGAACCCCGCCTACCCGTTGACCGACGACGGACGCGACGTGCACGGGCTTTTCCTGGCGAACTTCCTCGCTCAGACGAAGGCCCTCGCATTCGGCAAGACCGCGGAGGAGGTCGAGGCCGAGGGGACGACGGGTCCGCTCGTCGCCGCGCGCACGTTCGCCGGCAACCGGCCGACGACGTCGATCTTCGCGCCCGCCCTCACGCCGCGCGTGCTCGGCCAGCTCGTCGCGCTGTACGAGCACATCACGTTCACGCAGGGTGTGATCTGGGGCATCAACTCGTTCGATCAGTGGGGCGTGGAGCTCGGCAAGCAGCTCGCGCTGCAGATCGCCCCGGCGATCGAGGGCGATGCGGCAGCCCTCGGGGCGCAGGACGCGTCGACGCGCTCGCTGCTGGAGTACTACGCGGCGCACCGCACGCCCTGA
- a CDS encoding carbohydrate ABC transporter permease, which yields MTAQTATEVLVTPKDRRRAPRPPKSKVHHKGAILFFVAPFALLFILFYLIPIGYAIWQSLLVVERDGTFGEAKEVFGGLSQYILVFQNEAFWTSVGRVLLFGIVQVPVMLGLALLFALLLDSPLLKGKKFFRLAFFVPYAVPGVIAAIMWGFLYSPNLSPFTVLTGNIDFLSAELVLWAIANVVTWVFVGYNMLIIYSALLAIPSEMYEAARLDGAGQFRIAWSIKIPMVRPSLVLTAILSIIGTLQLLAEPQVFRSFSSAVTSTYTPNMTIYATSAIPNVSLAAAFSVVLALATFILSFTFLRITRRKAEA from the coding sequence ATGACCGCACAGACCGCCACCGAGGTCCTCGTGACCCCGAAAGACCGGAGACGCGCACCGCGTCCGCCGAAGAGCAAGGTGCACCACAAAGGTGCGATCCTCTTCTTCGTCGCCCCGTTCGCGCTGCTGTTCATCCTCTTCTACCTGATCCCGATCGGCTACGCGATCTGGCAGTCGCTGCTCGTCGTCGAGCGCGACGGCACGTTCGGTGAGGCGAAGGAGGTCTTCGGGGGGCTCTCCCAGTACATCCTCGTCTTCCAGAACGAGGCGTTCTGGACCTCGGTCGGCCGGGTGCTGCTGTTCGGCATCGTGCAGGTGCCGGTCATGCTCGGCCTGGCGCTGCTCTTCGCGCTGCTGCTGGATTCCCCGCTGCTGAAGGGCAAGAAGTTCTTCCGGCTGGCCTTCTTCGTCCCCTACGCCGTCCCCGGCGTCATCGCGGCGATCATGTGGGGCTTCCTGTACTCGCCGAACCTGTCTCCGTTCACCGTGCTCACGGGCAACATCGACTTCCTCTCCGCAGAACTCGTCCTCTGGGCGATCGCGAACGTCGTGACCTGGGTCTTCGTCGGGTACAACATGCTCATCATCTACTCGGCGCTCCTGGCGATCCCGAGCGAGATGTACGAGGCGGCGCGCCTGGACGGAGCGGGGCAGTTCCGCATCGCCTGGTCGATCAAGATCCCGATGGTGCGGCCCTCGCTCGTCCTCACGGCGATCCTGTCGATCATCGGCACTCTGCAGCTGCTCGCGGAGCCGCAGGTCTTCCGCTCGTTCAGCTCCGCCGTGACGAGCACGTACACCCCGAACATGACGATCTACGCGACGTCCGCGATCCCGAACGTGAGCCTGGCCGCGGCGTTCTCCGTCGTGCTGGCGCTCGCGACCTTCATCCTCTCGTTCACGTTCTTGCGCATCACCCGACGGAAGGCAGAGGCATGA